In Devosia beringensis, a single window of DNA contains:
- a CDS encoding IclR family transcriptional regulator domain-containing protein yields the protein MRDGDIINGLVKGLAVIECFDEEHAGLSITDVANRTGLERATARRCLLTLTHLGYATYDGKFFRLTPRILNLGHSYLAATPLPRLIQPFLDALSAQIHESSSAAVLDNTEILYIARAAHRRVMSINLGAGAHMPAYCTSMGRIMLAALPAAQAADILSRSDLIAYTRKTKADLASITTELAVVAAQGFAVIDEELELGLCSIAVPLLNAQGQTVAALNIGAQSARASTSHMIANFLPLMRKVQAEVRPLLR from the coding sequence ATGCGCGACGGCGACATCATCAACGGCCTCGTCAAGGGCCTGGCCGTCATCGAGTGCTTCGATGAGGAACATGCCGGCCTCTCGATCACCGACGTCGCCAATCGCACCGGGCTCGAGCGCGCCACCGCGCGTCGCTGCCTGCTCACCCTCACCCATCTCGGCTACGCCACCTATGACGGCAAGTTCTTCCGCCTGACCCCGCGCATCCTCAATCTGGGCCATTCCTACCTCGCCGCCACGCCGCTGCCGCGCCTGATCCAGCCCTTTCTCGACGCCCTGTCCGCCCAGATCCACGAATCTTCCTCGGCAGCCGTGCTCGACAATACCGAGATCCTCTATATCGCCCGGGCTGCCCATCGCCGCGTCATGTCGATCAATCTGGGCGCCGGTGCGCATATGCCCGCCTATTGCACCTCCATGGGCCGCATCATGCTGGCAGCCCTGCCCGCGGCCCAGGCCGCCGACATCCTCAGCCGCTCCGACCTGATCGCCTATACCAGAAAGACCAAGGCCGACCTCGCCTCGATCACCACCGAGCTGGCCGTGGTCGCCGCCCAGGGCTTTGCCGTCATCGACGAGGAGCTCGAGCTCGGCCTCTGTTCCATTGCCGTGCCCCTGCTCAATGCCCAGGGCCAGACAGTCGCCGCCCTCAATATCGGTGCCCAGTCCGCCCGGGCCTCGACCTCGCACATGATCGCCAATTTCCTGCCGCTGATGCGCAAGGTGCAGGCCGAGGTGCGGCCGCTGCTGCGCTAG